A window from Herbaspirillum sp. meg3 encodes these proteins:
- the sctI gene encoding type III secretion system inner rod subunit SctI, whose product MNTQAIAGIQPGAALTAVDITPQETTWSSIDDRLRDAFASTSVATQAEYANIMAKANDAEYLSTPGGLFELQVRLGEYKQQVETISALTRKGVATAETVLRA is encoded by the coding sequence GTGAATACTCAAGCAATTGCCGGCATCCAGCCGGGCGCCGCGCTCACGGCGGTAGACATCACGCCGCAAGAAACCACATGGTCATCGATCGACGACCGTTTGCGCGACGCCTTCGCGTCCACTTCGGTGGCGACGCAAGCCGAATACGCCAACATCATGGCCAAGGCTAATGACGCCGAGTATTTGTCGACGCCGGGCGGTTTGTTCGAACTCCAAGTGCGTCTGGGCGAATACAAGCAGCAGGTAGAAACCATCAGTGCATTGACGCGCAAGGGTGTCGCTACCGCGGAAACCGTGTTGCGCGCATGA
- a CDS encoding EscF/YscF/HrpA family type III secretion system needle major subunit — MATTPYQGNGLMMTTAKAFEDGGALLFAREKELRAKLAGDGTAGSGSSDPTVLAEYQAAISEISILRNAQSSTVKAFKDMDATIVANFR, encoded by the coding sequence ATGGCAACAACACCATATCAAGGTAACGGTTTGATGATGACAACCGCCAAGGCATTCGAAGACGGCGGGGCGCTCTTGTTTGCGCGCGAAAAAGAATTGCGCGCCAAGCTCGCCGGCGACGGCACCGCCGGCAGCGGCAGTTCCGACCCGACCGTGTTGGCCGAATACCAGGCTGCGATTTCGGAAATCAGCATCTTGCGCAATGCCCAGTCTTCTACCGTGAAGGCGTTCAAGGACATGGACGCGACTATCGTCGCCAACTTCCGTTAA
- a CDS encoding PrgH/EprH family type III secretion apparatus protein → MTLHFESESPDARAVLRLLNGPLSGCEYHLNGDTTLVVAGAASTLLGAMAHKEAAERPVFPESAIVVPMDGGSNFEIILDDNARDGFRLRTLAPQLEERVRPYQEVCRVGTLAFAVRPADADWAPGIVDALPTAAEPEDVAPRQRSWLIRMLLGVIALFALLALGLALWMTLKDNQRVAEVAAVVTGSSGQYRLLKGSDGAIYIFADSERDVSWARQALTREGLIASARVSTLRDEELRLCKLLLESYPTLSFHRVKLANSARPVVVLSQERAHISSKERQALMASLATWMPYAESIGIATWSDAMLDEQARAGLDRLGIAYERVGNADSVTYTVQGSLNDIELARLQVFTDSFYRDFGTRYIYFSVALKDDWLKGKSFKYGGPGYVKMTQQHWFFPHTF, encoded by the coding sequence ATGACACTGCACTTTGAATCGGAAAGCCCGGATGCCAGGGCGGTCCTGCGATTACTGAACGGACCGCTAAGCGGTTGCGAATATCACCTGAACGGCGACACCACGCTGGTGGTGGCGGGCGCCGCAAGTACGCTGTTGGGAGCCATGGCACACAAGGAAGCGGCGGAGCGGCCGGTATTTCCCGAGAGCGCAATCGTGGTGCCGATGGACGGCGGCAGCAACTTTGAAATCATCCTCGACGACAACGCCCGCGATGGTTTTCGCTTGCGCACGCTCGCGCCACAACTGGAAGAGCGCGTGCGCCCGTATCAGGAAGTCTGCCGTGTCGGCACGCTCGCGTTCGCGGTGCGCCCGGCGGATGCAGATTGGGCACCCGGCATTGTCGATGCGTTGCCGACAGCGGCGGAACCGGAAGACGTCGCACCACGGCAACGCTCCTGGCTTATTCGGATGCTGTTGGGCGTGATCGCCCTGTTTGCATTACTGGCGCTGGGACTGGCGTTGTGGATGACGCTCAAGGACAACCAGCGCGTCGCCGAAGTGGCGGCCGTCGTTACCGGCTCCAGCGGTCAATACCGTTTGCTCAAGGGAAGCGACGGCGCCATCTACATATTTGCCGATAGCGAACGCGACGTGTCCTGGGCCAGGCAAGCGCTGACCCGTGAGGGCCTGATTGCTTCGGCCCGTGTGTCGACCTTGCGTGACGAAGAACTGCGGCTGTGCAAGTTATTGCTGGAGAGTTATCCGACGCTGTCGTTCCATCGCGTGAAGCTGGCCAATTCGGCCAGGCCGGTAGTGGTGCTCAGTCAGGAGCGCGCGCACATCAGCAGCAAGGAGCGCCAGGCGCTCATGGCAAGCCTCGCGACATGGATGCCTTATGCGGAAAGTATCGGTATCGCGACGTGGTCCGACGCCATGCTCGACGAGCAGGCCAGGGCCGGTCTCGACAGACTTGGCATCGCCTATGAGCGTGTCGGCAATGCCGACAGCGTGACCTACACTGTTCAGGGTAGCCTGAACGACATCGAACTGGCACGTCTGCAAGTGTTTACCGACAGTTTCTATCGTGATTTCGGTACGCGCTATATCTATTTTTCAGTCGCCCTCAAGGATGACTGGCTGAAAGGGAAGTCGTTCAAATACGGCGGCCCCGGCTACGTCAAGATGACGCAGCAACATTGGTTTTTTCCACACACTTTTTAA
- a CDS encoding ATP-binding protein, with product MPVTKNRKPCEIKLLRRYQRSLLLGGGALLSLALILCACLAVWTDIQDYIAESRAVYTANKALVTQEIEKKQSAMRRGIIYSELVWRAAGSQRRVDDFRTGQLLMQADPYVVSQLLLGDVSPRHPPQTFARFIEFSETQAYAVTASARERGESFAGYFFDPAHTFVSIASPPPAHALLSNIPSSDVRRLIDRLAPDIGDLNDPVYLASLRESRRVFWQPPMPDPLTGETVLQVAAPGFDGERPFAVFVSSISFDVLYKWLHKSSYSGNFMIVDRNGDLILSSWSQDAVDPALTTKVLDSGVWQERLDSSDYVYRDGTFTISEPLADTGWVFAYAFSWRTILAARGNFVMAYAVATLLLLGLLWTLIYVYLKKVLSPLLLRSQRVFDSEKLNRTIIATAPNGLCLISERSGKVLLQNAAMTLYDNDEAPLSERLRNLWRENAAQPLPGATVAAPAMHELTVTGADNERHHLLISIVRTRYLSEDFLLCSFSDISERKQLERSLCEARVAAEAANQAKSAFLATMSHEIRTPLNGILGNLELLAHTPLTELQQDRLQTVTRSSHTLLDIINDVLDFSKIESEQMHLEHIHFDLIDLVEQALVIFVPIAADKGLNLYYRVAPQLPRCYLGDPTRVRQIVVNLLSNAIKFTARGKVSVTLDIGPAGEDGKTVLILRVADTGPGIAAARRRQLFRQFEQGDASVARQYGGTGLGLALCRRLTQLMDGVIEMESELGQGTVFTVRLPLQSVGSALALPGASVGSTDDTDGSAREIGVLCASSEWRTQLFAQLQAWGLKGRLLQGPEEWCGNRGPLLLFGAHRSWSTADEDALMEDGLQIIDGREDGPRMPVRQGNRILVSCYSLEGLQRALLLAGGADLPRPALCTHVHGDAQVALRTDAARVLVVEDHPVNRELIGDQLDLLGYDACLAANAGEALQLYAADQYDIVLTDLSMQGVDGYMLARMLREQGARLPIVAVTAHASPQDHQRCLAAGIDDVLLKPMSLREIDRIMRRHLTASRLRSSQVPPEQRERGLSARLLQALHVSSDDALAQMRVACAQQRHDTVLEQLHAIKGAFAMQKQAPVVSACSELEHDCASGLPVDFFSRLDQLQTLVHQVLKRMAQKVAA from the coding sequence ATGCCAGTCACCAAAAACCGAAAACCGTGTGAAATCAAACTTCTGCGCCGCTATCAGCGCAGTCTGCTGCTGGGCGGCGGCGCCCTGTTGTCGCTGGCGCTGATACTGTGCGCCTGCCTCGCAGTGTGGACCGATATTCAGGACTACATTGCCGAAAGCCGCGCGGTGTATACCGCCAACAAGGCGCTCGTCACGCAGGAAATCGAAAAGAAACAATCCGCCATGCGGCGTGGAATTATCTATTCCGAACTGGTCTGGCGCGCAGCCGGATCGCAGCGTCGCGTCGACGATTTTCGCACCGGCCAGTTGCTCATGCAGGCAGACCCTTACGTGGTATCGCAATTGTTGCTGGGCGATGTGTCGCCCCGGCATCCGCCGCAGACATTCGCGCGGTTCATCGAATTCAGCGAAACGCAAGCCTATGCGGTGACCGCCAGCGCGCGCGAACGCGGTGAGTCGTTTGCCGGCTACTTCTTTGATCCGGCGCACACTTTCGTCTCCATTGCGTCGCCGCCGCCGGCCCACGCTTTGCTGAGCAATATTCCCTCAAGCGATGTGCGCCGCCTGATCGACCGGCTGGCGCCGGACATCGGCGACCTTAACGATCCGGTCTATCTGGCGTCGCTGCGCGAAAGCCGGCGTGTCTTCTGGCAGCCGCCCATGCCTGACCCGCTCACCGGCGAGACAGTGCTGCAAGTCGCCGCTCCCGGTTTTGACGGCGAGCGGCCGTTCGCCGTATTCGTCAGCAGCATCTCCTTCGACGTTTTGTACAAGTGGCTGCACAAATCCAGCTACAGTGGCAACTTCATGATCGTCGATCGCAACGGAGATCTGATCCTGAGCAGCTGGAGCCAGGATGCAGTCGATCCCGCGCTGACCACCAAGGTGCTGGATTCCGGCGTTTGGCAAGAGCGGCTCGACTCGTCCGACTATGTCTATCGCGACGGCACATTTACCATCAGCGAGCCGCTCGCCGATACTGGCTGGGTATTTGCCTATGCTTTTTCATGGCGCACTATCCTCGCCGCGCGGGGCAACTTTGTCATGGCCTACGCGGTTGCCACGTTGTTGCTGCTGGGACTACTGTGGACATTAATTTACGTCTATCTGAAGAAGGTGCTCAGTCCGCTGCTGCTACGCTCGCAGCGCGTCTTCGACAGTGAAAAACTCAATCGCACCATCATCGCCACCGCGCCTAATGGCTTATGTCTGATCTCTGAGCGCAGCGGTAAGGTGCTGTTGCAAAACGCGGCGATGACACTGTACGACAATGACGAAGCACCGTTGTCGGAGCGCTTGCGCAATCTGTGGCGCGAGAACGCCGCGCAGCCTTTGCCGGGAGCGACCGTCGCTGCCCCTGCCATGCATGAACTGACGGTGACGGGCGCCGACAACGAGCGCCATCATTTGCTGATCAGCATTGTGCGCACCCGTTATCTGAGTGAGGATTTTCTGCTCTGTAGCTTTTCCGACATCAGCGAACGCAAGCAACTTGAGCGTAGCCTGTGCGAAGCGCGTGTGGCGGCGGAAGCCGCCAATCAGGCCAAGTCAGCCTTCCTGGCGACCATGAGTCACGAAATCCGCACGCCGCTCAATGGCATCCTCGGCAATCTTGAGTTGCTGGCGCACACGCCGTTGACCGAGTTGCAGCAGGACCGCCTGCAAACGGTCACGCGCTCGTCGCATACCTTGCTCGACATCATCAATGACGTCCTGGATTTTTCCAAGATCGAATCGGAACAGATGCACCTGGAGCATATCCATTTCGACCTGATCGATCTGGTGGAGCAGGCCTTGGTCATCTTCGTACCGATCGCCGCCGACAAGGGGCTGAACTTGTACTATCGCGTGGCGCCGCAACTGCCGCGCTGCTATCTGGGCGATCCGACCCGGGTGCGGCAGATCGTGGTCAACCTGCTTAGCAATGCCATCAAATTTACTGCGCGCGGCAAAGTCAGCGTCACGCTCGATATCGGCCCGGCCGGCGAGGACGGCAAGACAGTACTAATCTTGCGGGTGGCCGATACCGGCCCCGGCATTGCGGCAGCGCGACGGCGTCAGTTGTTCCGTCAGTTCGAACAGGGCGATGCCTCGGTAGCACGGCAGTATGGCGGCACTGGCCTCGGGCTGGCCTTGTGCCGGCGTCTGACGCAGTTGATGGACGGCGTCATAGAGATGGAAAGCGAGTTGGGGCAGGGAACGGTATTTACGGTCAGGTTGCCGTTGCAGTCGGTGGGGAGCGCGTTGGCGTTGCCCGGTGCGAGCGTCGGCAGTACGGACGACACGGATGGCAGCGCCCGCGAGATCGGCGTTTTGTGCGCATCGTCGGAATGGCGCACGCAGTTGTTTGCGCAGTTGCAGGCGTGGGGACTCAAGGGTCGCCTGTTGCAAGGGCCTGAAGAATGGTGCGGCAATCGCGGGCCGCTGCTGTTATTCGGTGCGCACCGGTCTTGGAGCACCGCCGACGAAGACGCGCTCATGGAAGACGGCCTGCAGATCATCGACGGGCGCGAAGATGGCCCGCGCATGCCGGTGCGCCAGGGTAATCGGATTCTGGTTTCCTGTTATTCGTTGGAAGGTCTGCAACGCGCCTTGTTGCTGGCCGGCGGCGCCGACCTGCCGCGACCGGCGTTGTGCACGCATGTGCATGGCGACGCCCAAGTCGCCCTGCGGACGGATGCCGCGCGCGTGCTGGTGGTGGAGGATCATCCGGTCAATCGCGAACTGATCGGCGATCAGCTGGATTTGCTGGGTTACGACGCTTGCCTGGCGGCCAATGCCGGCGAGGCCTTGCAGTTGTATGCTGCGGACCAGTACGACATCGTCCTCACCGATCTTTCGATGCAAGGCGTCGACGGTTACATGCTGGCCCGCATGTTGCGCGAGCAGGGCGCGCGTTTGCCGATCGTCGCGGTCACTGCCCACGCGTCGCCGCAGGATCATCAGCGCTGTCTGGCGGCGGGTATAGACGATGTGTTGCTCAAGCCGATGTCGCTGCGTGAAATCGACCGGATCATGCGCCGTCATCTGACAGCATCGCGGCTGCGCTCGTCGCAGGTGCCGCCCGAACAGCGGGAGCGCGGCTTGTCTGCGCGCCTGCTGCAGGCGTTGCACGTCAGCAGCGACGATGCGCTTGCACAGATGCGCGTCGCTTGCGCACAGCAGCGTCACGATACCGTACTGGAACAACTGCATGCCATCAAGGGCGCGTTCGCGATGCAAAAACAGGCGCCTGTGGTGAGCGCGTGCAGTGAACTTGAACATGACTGCGCCTCGGGCCTGCCGGTCGATTTTTTTTCGCGTCTGGATCAATTGCAGACGCTGGTGCATCAGGTGCTCAAGCGCATGGCGCAGAAGGTCGCAGCCTAG
- a CDS encoding phosphopantetheine-binding protein, giving the protein MTQVSLASLRAAASPALSDLPDLRERVRGFLGDYFMTGNLPDELALLVDDLGADSLDLLQVVHTLNDMFDIDIDVDWLPEMLTVGSACDVVQRLYYGDLRTG; this is encoded by the coding sequence ATGACACAGGTATCTCTTGCTTCGCTTCGTGCAGCCGCCAGTCCGGCGCTGTCTGATCTGCCGGACCTGCGCGAGCGGGTGCGCGGTTTTTTGGGTGACTATTTCATGACCGGCAACTTGCCGGATGAGTTGGCGCTCCTGGTGGATGACCTTGGCGCCGACTCACTCGATCTGCTGCAGGTGGTGCATACCCTGAACGACATGTTCGACATTGATATCGACGTCGACTGGCTGCCGGAGATGCTCACCGTCGGCAGCGCCTGCGATGTGGTCCAGCGTTTGTACTACGGCGACCTGCGTACCGGCTGA